From the Acidimicrobiia bacterium genome, the window TCGAAGAACATGACCCCGAACCGGCTCATCACGACATCGCGGCTCCCGCGGCCAACGTCCGCGACTTGCGCGTCGGCGACCTCGAACCGGACGTTCTGAATCGCCTCGTCGCTCGCCCTGCTGCGCGCACGGTCGATCATCGGACGCGAGACGTCCAGGCCGAGCGCGTCACCGCCCCTGGCCGCCGCAGCGGCGGCGAACGTCGTCGTTCCGGTCCCACATCCCACGTCCAGTACCCGATCCCCCGGACCGATTGCCGCCACCGTGAGCAAGTGATCGGTGAACGGACGCAGCATCGCGTCGTAGCGGGCCTGATGGTCGATCCAGTGGCGCGCCTCGTCCGAGTTCCAATACTCGATCTGCTCCGCGTTCGCGCCGTTGCTCGTCACGGCTCGTCTTCCTCGAGCGACGTCGCGACCGCCGGCGACGCCGCTCCCAGCTGGGCGCGCCAGGGCGCCACGTCGAGGTTCGGGTAGCGCGCCGCGGTCTCGTCGAGCAACGCCGCGTCCCAGATCGGGTGCCCGGGTGGGGGGAACCCGAAGAGTTCGAGCTGGCGCGGCGTCGACCCCTCAACGAACTGAGTCCACGCTGGAAACGTCGCTCGCGACTGCACCGAGGTGTACCCGATCCAGTCCTGGCCCGCGACCTTGAAGCTGACGTTGAGGAGGAAGCGTGCGCCTCCGGGCGCCGTGAGGTTCACGGCGCGATGGAAGACGTCGGGGCGGTAGGCGAGCAAGGACCCGCGCATCCCGGCTGCCGGCCGCTCCCGGGAATACAGCTCCGGGTCATTGGCCGGCATGATCAACGGCGCGGTCGGCGAACGACCTGGTGAGTCGCGAAGCGACACGAGATGTGTCGGAGCGGTTCCAGCGTCCACGTCCGAGAGGTAGAGGAACGACTCGACGTGCAACCACGGGGTTTCAGCGCGAGGCGGCAGCCACGAGTGGTTTCGGTCGGTGTGCATCGGCTGCTCGTAATTCGTCTCACCCGTGTACTTGGCCGACACGCCCACCTGGTATAGGCGCAGGTCGTCCGTCGCCAGGAGCCGCTCGGCAAGGTCGACGATCGCCGGGTGGACGCACAACCGGTTGAGCCGGCCCGACCCCGAGAACGGGAACTCCGCTCGCCACGTGTGCTGCTCGGGCCGGAACCCGGGTCCGTCGGGCGGCCACGTGAACGAGTGACGCGGCGGGGCTGGCTCGCCGAGCCACTTCTTGGTCTCCCCGGCTGGATCGGCGTGGTAGTCCGCCGGAGTGGGGAAGAGGTCCGGCAGGTCCTCAGCCGCGGCGTCGATCTCGTCGGTGCCGATCAACCCGTCGACCAGCACCCACCCGTGCTCGCGCCACGCGTCGACCTCGTCGTCACGGGCGCGTCGCCCGGCGTGCGTCGCGAGGTCGCGGGCCATGCCAAAGGACTAGCGACCCGTCGCCGGCTGGCGCAAACTCGAGCCCGGCCGAGCGTGTCGAGCCCGGCGTCCAACGCCGCCTCGGTGCGCCGTCTCGTCGGACTCGGTGCTCAGGGCGATGCTGCGACCCGGGCGGCCGCGTCGGCACGCTGGTCGAAGCCGCGGATGTCCACGATGCGCCCGGAACGGATCCTGACGACCTGCCAACGATCCACCTCGCCACCCCCTGCCTGCGCCGCGGGGTTGCCGCTGACCCGAAGACCGATGAGGAGCTGGTCGCCGTGCACCGTCATCTCGGTGACCCGGGCCCGGACGCCGGCGGTGCGTCCGCGTTGGTACCAGGCCAGCACCTGGTCCCGGTTCGTGCAGCCCGGCGCGGGGTCGTCCGGGGCGCCCCAGCGCACGCTTGGGTCGAGCAGGTCGCTGACTGCGGCCAACTCCGCTGACTCCAGCGCGGCGCGGACGCGTTCGACGATCTCCCGTCCCACCGCCTGCCGTTCATCCATCGAGCCGCCTCCGCCGCTTCGCCTTCGAGATGGTGTCAGACACCGAGAGGGAGTGCCGGTTCCGGCGCCTGTCGGCACGACCTCGACGGTCGAACGAATCTCGGCTCGCTGGGAGGTCCTCCTCGGGCGCTCGACACGATCGAGACGGGTCAGCACACTGTCTCGCCATGTCATCCCTGACCGCCGGGCGAGGCGCGGGCCGGACTCGCGATGGCGGAGGCCGGCCCGAACGCGGGCGGTGCGACGGCGCGCACCCTAGCCTGGAGGGGCCGGGCCCTACCTGGGAGGGAACCACGGAAACGACGACCGCCCCCTTCGTCAACTGGCAGTCCTGCTCGAGTGTCTTTGAGGAAGCGTCGTACAGGACACGTGACCTGGCCGGGAATCGGCCGGTCCCCTGACACAGCACATGGAGATTTTCAAGGAGTTCTCCTTCGAGGCCGCCCACCGTCTCCCGCACGTACCGGTCGGGCACAAGTGTTCTCGCCTCCACGGCCATTCGTTCCGCGTGAGCGTGCACATCGAGGGGCCGACCGGCGCGGAGACGGGGTGGGTACGGGACTTCGCGGACCTGAGCTGCGCGATGGAGCCCGTCCTGAGGCGGCTCGACCACTACTACCTGAACGACATCGAGGGACTCGACAACCCCACCAGCGAGACGCTGGCTCGTTGGATCTGGGAGCGGTTGCTGCCCGCGCTGCCCGGACTGTCGCAAGTCGTGGTGCGCGAGACCTGCACGTCGGGATGCGTGTACCGAGGCGAGCCGTGAGTGCGCCCCGATCGGTGGATTCGGGCTCGGCGAACCGCGTCGCGGTCCTCTCGAGCGGCGGCCTCGACAGCGCGGTGCTCATCGCGGAGTTCCTGAAGCTGGGTCACGTCGTCCAACCCATCTACGTGCGGTTCGGCTTGGCCTGGGAGAAGGTCGAGGAGGAGCAGCTCCGGCGCTTCCTCGGCACGCTCCCTGGGCACCGAGCTCATCCCGTGCTCACGCTCGACTTCCCGATCACCGATGTCTACGGCTCACACTGGAGCGTGTCCGGCGATGACGTGCCGGATGCGACGTCCACCGACGACGCCGTGTACCTACCCGGCAGGAACCTGCTGCTGCTCGCCAAGTCGAGCATCTGGTGCGCGCTCCACGACGTTCGCAACCTTGCGCTCGGGACGCTGAAGGGCAACCCGTTCGCCGACAGCAGCCGTGCCTTTTTCAGGATCGTCGAGTCGGCGGTTCATACCGCGCTGAACTTCGACCTCGAGGTGATCACCCCGTTCGCCGGGCTCACCAAGTCCGAGGTCCTCGAACGGGGGCGCGGTCTCGAGCTTCACCACACCTTCTCGTGCATCGACCCGCAGGGCGACCAGCACTGTGGGCGCTGCAACAAGTGCGCCGAGCGCCGGCGCGCGTTCGCAACGTTGGGGATCAACGACGGCACCCGGTACGCGGCGCTCTGAGACCGGCCGGAGGGCCTCGTGACCGGGGTTTACGTGGCCCCGATCTCGTTCGGGTTGGGCGACCTCGTGGTGTCGTTGCCGGTCATCCAGGCCCTCGTCGCCGAAGGCCGTGCGGGGGGTCACGAGACGTGGGTGGTGGCGCGCTCGGTCGGACAGGCCCGGCTCGCCGAGCGCATCGAGGGCATCGCGGGGACGGTGTCCGAGGACGAATTCGATCCGACCCAGTGCCCAGGTCGCTTCATCGATCTTCGCGACCATCCCCTCCAGCGTGACTACTGGTGGGGCTCACCGGAGTTCGAGGACGCGGTCGGGCCGTTGTCGATCAACGAGATCCTCGGCCGCATCAGCGCCGACTTCGAGATCAGCGCGGACTTCGGGCGCCCGGCTCCCTTGCTCTCGCACCCTCGACCAGAGGCCAGCGAGCAGGTCCTCTTCGTCGCCGAGACCGATGGGGCGACCAAGCGATGGGCCACCGAGCGTTGGGCGACATTGGCGGAAAGGATCGAAGCGCTTGGCGTCGAGGTCCGTCTCGTCACGCCAACGGCTGCGGACGGCGACATGCACGGAGCCGGCATTGAGCAGCTACGAGCCCCGAGCCCCGGCGACGCCGTGGATCTCCTCGGTGCCTGTCGCGCGGTGGTCGGCGTCGACACCGGCCTGACGCATATCGCGGTGCAACAGCGGACACCGACGGTCACGATCTGTCGACAGCCGCCGACCTTCTTTCGGCCGTGGCCCCACTGTCGCGCCGTCGTCGGTCAGCGCTGCGACGACGTGTGCGCATCCCTCAACCGTGACCAGGCGTATAACGCACGGGTGAGTCTGCGTGGATTTCAATGGCGGCCGCGCGTCTGCCCGGTTGGAGCGCGCTGTCTGGATCCGATCCACCCCGACCGCGTGATGGACGCCCTCCGGGAGCTCGAGTGGTAGGCGACCTCGAACCCGGCCAACGCGGCCGGCAGATGTGGTCAGCGTCTGATCGGCAAGCACCGAACAGCGTGCCCGTGGACTCGTGCGCGCAACACGGCGTCAGGAACTCGCAGCCCGAAGGGATCGGGCGTGTGGTTGCCATCGGCGAAATCTGTGCGTGGAACAACCTGGGCCGCAACGTGGTCTTCGCGTCCAGCGACCTCCGGCCCGTGGCGATCTTCGGGGAGACGCGTTTCCCCGAAGATGATGAGCTGTCGCAATACGACCTCGATGTCCACGCCATCGTTGATCTCCCGGGCATCGACGTCGTCGTGGTTCTCAACCACCTGGGTCTGATCCGGGCCTTCCGACGATCAGACATTCGCGCTGGTCCGGCGCGGCGCCTCCATCCACTGTGGACGCGAACATTTGCCGCGGACGTGGAGCGCCTCGTGGCCGTCGGAGATCGACTCGTGGGGTCCCGG encodes:
- a CDS encoding glycosyltransferase family 9 protein, with protein sequence MARSVGQARLAERIEGIAGTVSEDEFDPTQCPGRFIDLRDHPLQRDYWWGSPEFEDAVGPLSINEILGRISADFEISADFGRPAPLLSHPRPEASEQVLFVAETDGATKRWATERWATLAERIEALGVEVRLVTPTAADGDMHGAGIEQLRAPSPGDAVDLLGACRAVVGVDTGLTHIAVQQRTPTVTICRQPPTFFRPWPHCRAVVGQRCDDVCASLNRDQAYNARVSLRGFQWRPRVCPVGARCLDPIHPDRVMDALRELEW
- a CDS encoding nuclear transport factor 2 family protein; translation: MDERQAVGREIVERVRAALESAELAAVSDLLDPSVRWGAPDDPAPGCTNRDQVLAWYQRGRTAGVRARVTEMTVHGDQLLIGLRVSGNPAAQAGGGEVDRWQVVRIRSGRIVDIRGFDQRADAAARVAASP
- a CDS encoding 7-cyano-7-deazaguanine synthase: MSAPRSVDSGSANRVAVLSSGGLDSAVLIAEFLKLGHVVQPIYVRFGLAWEKVEEEQLRRFLGTLPGHRAHPVLTLDFPITDVYGSHWSVSGDDVPDATSTDDAVYLPGRNLLLLAKSSIWCALHDVRNLALGTLKGNPFADSSRAFFRIVESAVHTALNFDLEVITPFAGLTKSEVLERGRGLELHHTFSCIDPQGDQHCGRCNKCAERRRAFATLGINDGTRYAAL
- the queD gene encoding 6-carboxytetrahydropterin synthase QueD yields the protein MEIFKEFSFEAAHRLPHVPVGHKCSRLHGHSFRVSVHIEGPTGAETGWVRDFADLSCAMEPVLRRLDHYYLNDIEGLDNPTSETLARWIWERLLPALPGLSQVVVRETCTSGCVYRGEP